From a single Spongiibacter taiwanensis genomic region:
- the yjgA gene encoding ribosome biogenesis factor YjgA — translation MNDDANEKPSKTALKKEMLELQDLGKQLIELSDAEFAKIPISDDDLIEAIATAKRIKSREGLRRQMQYIGKLMRLTDPEPIREALAERQRGHQELARQFHALEEMRDRLVEVGISAVEEVVEQYPEADRQQLRQLILQAGKEAANNKPPAAKRKLFKYLRSLHEHQNE, via the coding sequence GTGAACGACGACGCCAACGAAAAACCCAGTAAAACCGCCCTCAAAAAGGAAATGCTGGAGCTCCAGGACCTGGGCAAGCAACTCATCGAACTCAGTGACGCCGAGTTCGCCAAAATTCCAATCAGCGACGACGATCTGATTGAGGCCATCGCCACAGCCAAGCGCATCAAGAGCCGCGAGGGCCTGCGCCGCCAGATGCAGTATATTGGCAAGCTGATGCGCCTGACCGACCCTGAGCCCATTCGCGAAGCCTTAGCGGAGCGCCAGCGAGGCCATCAAGAGCTGGCCCGCCAGTTTCACGCCTTGGAGGAAATGCGGGACCGCCTGGTCGAAGTGGGTATCAGTGCGGTAGAGGAAGTGGTGGAGCAGTACCCCGAAGCGGATCGCCAGCAGCTGCGCCAACTTATTCTGCAAGCGGGAAAGGAAGCCGCAAACAATAAGCCGCCAGCAGCAAAGCGCAAGTTATTTAAATACCTGCGCAGCCTGCACGAGCACCAGAATGAATAA
- a CDS encoding RNA polymerase factor sigma-54: MKQSLQLKVGQQLTMTPQLQQAIRLLQLSTLDLQQEIQSALDSNPLLEIGEDDTPEGEPAQQNTPAAAPESTTAERSQTEETKETSASSDDSWAERSEIPEDLPVDSQWDDVYQSSGSASLGPADDSEFSNDFRQGSSDSLQDHLRWQLNLSRLSDIDQLIADAIVDAIDEKGRLTVSVEDLVESFDNEDIEAEEVQAVLRLIQNFDPPGVGGRDLQECLLIQLRQLPPETPWREEALLVVGQYMAQLGNRDYNQIMRRCRIKEDQLKEILKLIQSLNPTPGDAIGGSETEYVVPDVFVSKKEGRWLVELNPDIAPKIQINSHYAALARQSSNSNDNDYIRDNLQEARWFIKSLQSRNETLMKVASKIVEYQRGFLEYGEEAMKPLVLHDIAEAVGMHESTISRVTTQKYMHTPRGIFELKFFFSSHVSTDTGGECSSTAIRALIKKLVAAENPRKPLSDSKITELLADQGIQVARRTIAKYRESLVIPPSNERKRLV; the protein is encoded by the coding sequence ATGAAACAATCGCTCCAGCTCAAGGTTGGCCAGCAGCTGACCATGACCCCGCAGCTGCAACAGGCGATTCGTTTACTTCAACTTTCCACCCTCGATCTTCAGCAAGAAATTCAGTCGGCTCTGGATTCCAATCCACTACTGGAAATCGGCGAGGATGACACCCCAGAAGGCGAACCCGCCCAGCAGAACACCCCCGCCGCGGCGCCAGAATCCACCACCGCTGAACGCAGCCAGACAGAAGAGACTAAAGAAACCTCCGCCAGCAGCGACGACAGCTGGGCCGAGCGCAGCGAAATCCCGGAAGATCTGCCCGTCGACAGCCAGTGGGATGATGTTTACCAAAGCAGCGGCAGCGCCTCCCTCGGGCCAGCCGACGACAGCGAGTTCAGCAATGACTTTCGCCAGGGTAGCTCCGACTCCCTGCAGGACCACTTGCGCTGGCAGCTGAACCTCAGCCGTCTCTCTGATATCGATCAGTTGATCGCCGATGCTATTGTTGATGCCATCGACGAGAAGGGCCGGCTCACCGTGTCGGTGGAGGATCTGGTCGAGAGCTTCGACAATGAAGATATTGAAGCCGAAGAAGTACAGGCGGTATTACGCCTTATCCAGAATTTTGATCCCCCTGGGGTCGGCGGCCGCGACCTCCAGGAATGCCTGCTGATCCAGCTGCGCCAGTTGCCCCCGGAAACGCCCTGGCGGGAGGAAGCGCTGCTAGTGGTCGGCCAGTACATGGCCCAATTGGGCAACCGGGATTACAACCAGATCATGCGCCGCTGTCGCATCAAGGAAGATCAGCTCAAGGAAATCCTCAAGCTGATCCAGTCGCTGAACCCCACTCCTGGCGACGCCATCGGTGGCAGCGAAACGGAATATGTGGTCCCGGATGTGTTCGTCAGCAAAAAGGAAGGCCGCTGGCTGGTGGAGCTGAACCCGGACATCGCCCCCAAAATCCAGATCAACTCCCATTACGCGGCGCTGGCACGGCAAAGTAGCAACAGCAACGACAACGACTACATTCGCGACAATCTGCAGGAGGCTCGCTGGTTCATCAAAAGCCTGCAAAGTCGCAACGAAACACTGATGAAAGTGGCCAGCAAGATTGTTGAATACCAGCGGGGATTTCTAGAATATGGTGAGGAGGCAATGAAGCCTCTCGTTCTGCACGATATCGCCGAGGCCGTAGGCATGCACGAATCCACCATTTCCCGGGTCACCACCCAAAAATACATGCACACCCCCCGCGGCATTTTCGAACTGAAGTTCTTTTTCTCCAGCCATGTGTCCACCGACACCGGCGGGGAATGCTCATCCACCGCCATTCGGGCGCTCATCAAGAAATTGGTTGCGGCCGAAAATCCCAGAAAGCCCCTCAGCGACAGCAAAATTACCGAACTGCTGGCTGACCAGGGCATTCAAGTGGCCCGGCGAACCATTGCGAAATATCGGGAATCACTGGTCATTCCGCCCTCAAACGAGCGGAAGCGGCTGGTATAG
- a CDS encoding YhdP family protein translates to MRLAFRSLYRMTWALALIVLVLLALYASLGRQYIGLVGEYRGWILEEIRARTGVEVTLDSLGARWSGLAPVIEVGDLSIGSQDAIHIDAASIEANVLSSLLLGRPQFNKIRLRQLRLDLVQHDDGTWTVPGLSSGGDTAPPNWLIDTALGIQSAHFDQLSLNLLYASGVNKSVVLEGFSLEGDGEFRRVFASLNTQSKGAIYLLAEAYGDPRDTRGFYGNGYIKIDQSRFSALTPLFQEEALLVDSEVSGQLWLSWRRGQRLTLQGELNSPALPVGALWNAPDYRLEQVNMRFVGNHADNNWQISFADFDALWRGNTLDLAGLTLFHPEPDRWGLSLPQFSVGAWAALLSEAEPFPGQEVLLELAPKGALKRIRLDWQRPETPEQPVDFRMRAEMHAVSVQPWRGAPGAEGVDGYVELTADSGMVAVLSERATLSFPELYDKPFELADVNAELRWHIADKRLGLQSGAIHAKHLGQPMTASLALDIPLEHDEAKGPAMTLAIGAKDADVRRHAWYTPKILNASLLEWLDTGLQSGRASEAAFLYHGSLRKAEEDRRSIQLAINLAAGQLQFLSEWPQLVVGEARLLLDNHHFTATTSAASLLDANVDTARVEIDQDAKGRPRLTVAAEAKLNFAEGKRLLLDTPIQRHIGSFLDDWTGQGRADVAFNLQQILSAGQAPQFDARVGLELPRLHLTDQRLSVSGVQGRLHYSSETGLASEGLRGRVFDKEVNLLVTQRGREVLVDGRARLSAADLQRWQPLQILNILDGETDLHMRITAGGDQPQLVFTSELQGLALMLPQPLFKDVDEKRKTRVTIPLDNPPGETTILVGVADTGKLGVRLRDGQLLGGHLRLGANAEVAPGANGLVIDGQLPFAALSQWQMAMERYLSDDPAQAASPAGLEEVPSALTVSVSGLAVASLEAMGQVFQDVTIDADIGSAGKNVRLAGPDLAGKIHLPAAAGSPIVLNLDRLALASLADEQGGESGGGLADLDPRDFPAINLDIADLSVAGKPWGSVGFDLRSDGRGAHFDRLRGRIRGIKLDAGDQPSRLDWLRDERGDRSYLDGQFDLGDLGDVLEQWGYSRAIESKQGSIDARLSWPGAPDQWQLLSSEGELNFDIEDGRFFRVSDTASGALRLLSVFNMANIVRRLKFDFRDVFSSGIAFDSMRGALVLDDRQLIFSKPMEVKGPSSAFQMSGDIDLEREVPDLRLVATLPIGSNLPWIAALVGGLPAAAGAYVVSKVFEEQVDSFSSAVYDIDGTLSNPELTFQQIFDVESATGGDDASSRRKQGVTR, encoded by the coding sequence ATGAGGTTGGCCTTCCGTTCGCTTTACCGGATGACCTGGGCGCTGGCACTGATTGTGCTGGTGTTGCTGGCTTTGTACGCCAGTTTGGGACGGCAATACATCGGTCTGGTAGGCGAGTACCGGGGGTGGATTCTTGAGGAAATCCGGGCCCGCACCGGAGTGGAGGTCACTCTAGACAGCCTTGGGGCTCGCTGGTCTGGTCTGGCGCCGGTCATTGAGGTGGGTGATCTGAGCATTGGCAGCCAGGATGCGATTCACATTGACGCCGCCAGTATAGAGGCCAATGTGCTCAGCTCTTTGCTGCTGGGTCGCCCGCAATTCAACAAGATACGGCTTCGCCAGCTCCGCCTGGACTTGGTGCAGCACGATGACGGTACCTGGACGGTGCCCGGTTTGTCTTCGGGAGGTGACACGGCGCCCCCCAATTGGTTGATCGATACCGCGCTGGGCATCCAATCGGCCCACTTCGACCAGCTGTCCCTGAACCTGCTTTACGCCAGTGGCGTGAACAAATCGGTTGTGCTGGAGGGCTTCTCCCTGGAGGGGGATGGCGAGTTTCGACGTGTGTTCGCCAGCCTCAACACCCAGTCCAAGGGCGCAATTTACCTGTTGGCGGAGGCCTACGGTGACCCCAGAGATACCCGGGGTTTCTATGGCAACGGCTACATCAAAATTGATCAGAGTCGGTTTTCGGCCCTGACCCCACTGTTTCAGGAAGAAGCCCTGCTGGTCGACAGTGAGGTCAGTGGACAGCTCTGGCTGAGTTGGCGGCGGGGCCAGCGCCTGACGCTGCAAGGGGAGCTGAACTCCCCAGCGCTGCCGGTGGGGGCGCTGTGGAACGCACCGGACTACCGGCTGGAGCAGGTCAATATGCGCTTTGTCGGCAACCACGCCGACAATAACTGGCAGATCAGTTTTGCTGATTTTGATGCCCTGTGGCGGGGAAACACCCTGGACCTGGCGGGGCTCACGCTGTTTCACCCGGAGCCGGATCGCTGGGGGCTGAGCCTGCCGCAATTTTCGGTTGGCGCCTGGGCGGCATTGCTGAGCGAGGCGGAGCCCTTTCCCGGTCAGGAGGTACTGCTGGAGCTTGCGCCCAAGGGCGCATTGAAACGCATTCGGCTGGATTGGCAGCGACCGGAAACGCCAGAACAGCCGGTGGATTTTCGAATGCGGGCCGAGATGCATGCCGTCAGCGTGCAGCCCTGGCGGGGGGCACCCGGCGCTGAGGGTGTCGATGGCTATGTGGAGCTGACCGCAGACAGCGGGATGGTTGCGGTATTGTCCGAGCGGGCAACCTTGAGTTTTCCCGAGCTCTACGACAAGCCCTTTGAGCTGGCCGACGTGAATGCCGAGTTGCGTTGGCACATTGCGGATAAGCGTCTCGGGCTGCAGTCGGGTGCAATTCACGCCAAGCATCTGGGGCAGCCGATGACGGCGTCGCTGGCGCTGGATATTCCCCTGGAGCACGACGAGGCGAAGGGGCCGGCAATGACCCTGGCGATCGGCGCTAAGGATGCGGATGTTCGCCGCCATGCCTGGTACACCCCTAAAATTCTGAACGCCTCCTTACTTGAATGGCTGGACACGGGATTGCAGAGTGGTCGCGCCAGTGAGGCGGCGTTTTTGTACCACGGGTCGTTGCGCAAGGCAGAGGAGGATCGTCGGTCGATTCAGCTGGCGATCAACCTTGCCGCCGGGCAATTGCAATTCCTGTCGGAATGGCCGCAGCTGGTGGTGGGTGAGGCCCGCTTGCTGCTGGATAATCATCATTTCACCGCGACCACATCAGCTGCCAGCCTGCTGGATGCAAACGTTGACACGGCTCGGGTAGAGATTGATCAAGATGCGAAGGGCCGGCCTCGTTTGACAGTCGCTGCTGAGGCCAAGCTTAACTTTGCTGAGGGTAAGCGCCTGCTGTTGGATACTCCCATTCAGCGCCATATCGGCAGCTTTCTGGACGACTGGACCGGGCAGGGCCGCGCCGATGTGGCCTTCAACCTGCAGCAAATCCTGAGCGCCGGGCAGGCCCCCCAATTCGATGCTCGCGTGGGGCTTGAGCTTCCCCGGCTGCACCTGACTGATCAGCGCCTATCAGTATCGGGCGTTCAGGGGCGCCTGCATTACTCCTCCGAAACCGGGCTTGCCAGTGAGGGGCTGCGGGGGAGGGTATTTGACAAGGAGGTTAACCTGCTGGTGACCCAGCGGGGCAGAGAGGTGCTGGTGGATGGCCGAGCCCGGCTCAGCGCTGCAGATCTGCAGCGCTGGCAACCGCTGCAAATTCTGAACATTCTCGATGGCGAAACGGATCTGCATATGCGGATTACCGCCGGGGGTGACCAGCCGCAGCTGGTATTCACTTCTGAGTTGCAGGGGCTTGCCCTGATGTTGCCGCAACCCCTGTTTAAGGATGTCGATGAAAAACGTAAAACCCGGGTGACCATCCCTCTGGATAATCCGCCCGGTGAGACCACTATTCTGGTGGGTGTGGCGGACACGGGCAAACTTGGCGTGCGCCTGCGCGATGGCCAGCTGCTGGGCGGCCATTTGCGGCTCGGGGCGAATGCCGAAGTGGCTCCCGGGGCAAACGGCTTGGTGATTGACGGCCAGCTTCCCTTCGCTGCGCTGAGTCAGTGGCAAATGGCGATGGAACGTTATTTATCCGATGACCCGGCTCAAGCGGCATCTCCGGCTGGGCTGGAAGAGGTGCCATCGGCGCTCACGGTGAGCGTGAGCGGTTTGGCGGTGGCGTCACTGGAAGCGATGGGGCAGGTCTTTCAGGACGTGACCATCGACGCCGACATTGGCTCAGCGGGCAAAAACGTTCGGCTTGCGGGCCCCGACTTGGCTGGGAAAATCCACCTGCCAGCGGCGGCGGGTAGCCCCATTGTGCTGAACTTGGATCGCCTTGCGCTGGCCTCTCTCGCCGATGAACAGGGCGGTGAGAGTGGTGGTGGCCTGGCCGATCTCGACCCGCGTGACTTTCCCGCGATCAACCTGGATATAGCGGACCTTTCCGTTGCTGGAAAGCCCTGGGGCAGCGTTGGCTTTGACCTGCGCAGCGATGGTCGCGGCGCCCACTTTGATCGTCTTCGTGGCCGGATTCGAGGTATCAAGCTCGACGCCGGAGATCAGCCATCCCGCTTGGACTGGCTAAGGGACGAGCGCGGTGATCGCTCCTATCTCGATGGCCAGTTTGACCTTGGCGACTTGGGCGACGTGCTCGAGCAATGGGGGTATAGCCGAGCAATCGAGAGCAAGCAGGGTTCGATCGATGCCCGCCTCAGCTGGCCGGGGGCTCCCGATCAATGGCAGCTGTTATCAAGCGAGGGTGAGCTCAATTTTGATATCGAGGACGGTCGGTTTTTCCGGGTGTCGGACACGGCCAGCGGTGCCTTGCGGCTACTCAGTGTCTTTAATATGGCGAATATTGTCAGACGATTGAAATTTGATTTTCGGGATGTGTTTTCCAGTGGGATCGCCTTTGACAGCATGCGCGGCGCGCTGGTGCTGGATGATCGCCAGCTGATTTTTAGTAAGCCGATGGAGGTGAAGGGGCCCTCCAGTGCATTTCAGATGAGCGGTGATATCGACCTGGAGCGGGAAGTGCCGGATTTGCGTTTGGTTGCCACCCTGCCCATTGGTAGCAATTTGCCCTGGATCGCGGCATTGGTCGGCGGCTTGCCCGCGGCGGCAGGTGCCTATGTGGTAAGCAAGGTATTTGAAGAACAGGTCGACAGCTTCTCCAGCGCGGTCTACGACATCGACGGCACGCTGAGCAATCCTGAGCTGACCTTTCAGCAGATTTTTGACGTAGAGTCTGCCACTGGCGGTGACGATGCCAGTTCCCGCCGCAAGCAGGGGGTAACCCGGTGA
- the rapZ gene encoding RNase adapter RapZ, whose translation MQLTIISGRSGSGKSTALHQLEDEGFYAIDNLPIALLPELVRELSQKPIKAHQKVAVCIDARNSETELQRFRSLCDQVRQYADLRIVFLDAAEDKLIKRFSETRRRHPLTSSALPLADAIKLEALLLEPIVMEASLTIDSSDMTVHDLRGAIRDRILGAEAATLAIQLKSFGFKRGLPIDADQVYDLRMLPNPHWDEALRGLTGRDQPVADFLDAQDDVQQMYADILAYLGHWLPKIEASNRSYFTVAIGCTGGQHRSVYMAEKLASALLPKHPGLQVRHRELQQ comes from the coding sequence ATGCAACTGACCATCATTAGCGGCCGCTCCGGATCGGGCAAAAGTACCGCACTGCACCAGCTGGAAGACGAAGGCTTTTACGCCATCGACAATCTTCCCATTGCGCTGTTGCCCGAGCTGGTCAGAGAACTGTCCCAAAAGCCCATCAAGGCCCACCAGAAAGTGGCGGTGTGTATCGACGCCCGCAACTCCGAAACCGAGCTACAGCGCTTCAGATCACTGTGCGACCAGGTTCGCCAGTACGCCGATCTGCGCATCGTGTTTCTCGATGCCGCCGAAGACAAACTGATTAAACGGTTCAGCGAAACGCGCCGCCGTCACCCGCTGACCAGCTCGGCGCTGCCGCTGGCCGACGCGATCAAGCTTGAGGCCTTGCTGCTGGAGCCCATCGTGATGGAAGCCTCCCTGACCATCGACAGCAGCGACATGACGGTCCACGACCTGCGCGGCGCGATCCGCGACCGTATTCTGGGTGCCGAGGCAGCAACCCTGGCGATTCAACTAAAATCCTTTGGTTTCAAGCGCGGCCTGCCCATTGATGCCGACCAGGTATACGACTTGCGCATGCTGCCCAATCCCCACTGGGACGAAGCACTGCGCGGTCTTACGGGCCGCGACCAGCCCGTGGCTGACTTCCTCGATGCGCAAGACGACGTGCAGCAGATGTACGCCGACATCCTCGCCTACCTGGGCCATTGGCTGCCCAAAATCGAGGCCAGCAACCGGAGTTACTTCACCGTTGCCATTGGTTGCACGGGCGGACAGCATCGGTCAGTATACATGGCGGAAAAACTGGCCAGTGCTCTTCTCCCCAAGCACCCCGGCCTTCAAGTTCGCCATCGCGAACTGCAACAATAG
- a CDS encoding carbon-nitrogen hydrolase family protein — translation MSVVVVAALQMVSTGEVAANLAEARQLAEQAVAQGAQMLVLPESFALFAGGDVMALAQAEAEGGRLRRFLAELAVDLNVLVVGGTLPLPAADGRVRPCCHVYSRAGELLGVYQKTHLFDADVADSQQCYRESDQYAPGNSALVVDTEFGRLGVAVCYDLRFPEYFRVLQDQGAEIVAVPSAFTRRTGWAHWSPLMRARAIENQTLMIGANQGGMHSATRLCSGGSMVVDAWGTVLAEAGLGAGVVVAAFDAAAQQRIRQQMPVASHRRNLPR, via the coding sequence GTGAGCGTAGTAGTGGTGGCGGCGTTGCAAATGGTGTCTACCGGGGAGGTGGCTGCCAATCTTGCCGAGGCGCGGCAGTTGGCCGAACAGGCGGTGGCCCAGGGGGCGCAGATGCTGGTGTTGCCAGAAAGCTTTGCGCTGTTTGCCGGGGGGGATGTGATGGCCCTTGCGCAGGCCGAAGCCGAGGGTGGTCGGCTGCGCCGATTTCTTGCTGAGTTAGCCGTTGATTTGAATGTCCTGGTGGTGGGGGGAACGCTGCCTCTGCCAGCCGCCGATGGCCGCGTGAGACCTTGCTGCCATGTGTATTCCCGCGCTGGGGAACTGCTGGGGGTATACCAAAAGACCCATTTGTTTGATGCCGACGTGGCCGATTCTCAACAGTGTTATCGTGAGTCGGACCAGTATGCACCGGGAAATTCAGCTTTGGTGGTGGACACCGAGTTTGGTCGACTGGGTGTGGCGGTATGTTACGACCTGCGCTTTCCCGAGTATTTTCGGGTGCTACAGGATCAGGGGGCGGAGATCGTTGCGGTGCCTTCGGCCTTTACCCGGCGCACTGGCTGGGCCCATTGGTCGCCGCTGATGCGCGCCCGGGCCATTGAGAACCAGACGCTGATGATCGGCGCCAATCAGGGTGGCATGCACAGCGCCACGCGCCTCTGCTCTGGTGGATCGATGGTGGTGGATGCCTGGGGCACCGTGCTTGCGGAGGCGGGGCTCGGCGCCGGGGTGGTGGTCGCCGCGTTTGATGCGGCGGCCCAACAGCGCATTCGCCAGCAAATGCCGGTCGCCAGTCACCGCCGCAATTTGCCTCGCTAG
- a CDS encoding HPr family phosphocarrier protein: MVETKITIINKLGLHARAAAKFVGTAGAFSARIEAEVNGRTVDGKSIMAVMMLAATKGTEMTLRCEGDDEQKALAALVEIINNRFDEGE; the protein is encoded by the coding sequence ATGGTTGAAACCAAGATAACAATCATAAATAAGCTTGGTCTGCACGCCCGCGCGGCGGCAAAGTTTGTCGGCACGGCGGGCGCTTTCAGCGCCCGGATTGAAGCCGAGGTAAACGGCCGCACCGTGGACGGCAAAAGCATCATGGCCGTCATGATGCTCGCCGCCACCAAAGGCACCGAAATGACCCTTCGCTGCGAAGGCGACGATGAGCAGAAAGCCCTGGCTGCGCTAGTGGAAATAATCAACAACCGCTTTGACGAAGGCGAATAA
- a CDS encoding PTS sugar transporter subunit IIA: MNLDSILSQGRTHCGTSVNSKKRLLEQVAKFISEDDHNYDPDELFNDLLARERLGSTGIGHGVAIPHCRSSRCESITGLLVRLEKAIEFESIDDQPVDLVFALIVPAEAHDEHVKVLGALASAFNEESFRRSLRQAEDAAALFKAAIAH; encoded by the coding sequence ATGAACCTAGACTCCATCCTCAGCCAAGGACGTACCCATTGTGGTACGTCCGTTAACAGCAAAAAACGCCTCCTTGAACAAGTTGCCAAGTTCATCAGCGAGGACGATCACAACTACGATCCCGACGAGCTGTTCAATGACCTGCTTGCCCGGGAGCGCCTTGGCAGCACCGGCATCGGCCACGGGGTGGCCATTCCCCATTGCCGCAGCAGCCGCTGTGAAAGTATTACCGGCCTGTTGGTACGCCTTGAAAAGGCCATCGAATTTGAATCCATTGACGATCAACCGGTCGACCTGGTGTTTGCCCTGATCGTACCGGCAGAGGCCCACGACGAGCACGTTAAAGTGCTGGGTGCCCTCGCCTCCGCCTTCAACGAAGAGAGTTTTCGTCGCAGCCTGCGCCAGGCAGAAGACGCTGCCGCCCTTTTTAAGGCAGCTATCGCTCACTGA
- the hpf gene encoding ribosome hibernation-promoting factor, HPF/YfiA family yields the protein MQITVSGHHVEVTPALRDYVNNKLSKLQRHFDNITNTDVTLTVEKLIQKAEATVHVAGADLFATCESQDMYAAIDSLTDKLDRQLIKHKEKHLAR from the coding sequence ATGCAGATAACTGTTAGTGGTCATCACGTAGAAGTTACCCCCGCTCTCCGCGACTACGTTAACAACAAGCTTTCCAAGCTGCAGCGACATTTCGACAACATTACCAATACCGACGTCACCCTGACGGTCGAAAAGTTAATCCAGAAGGCAGAAGCCACTGTCCATGTTGCCGGCGCAGATCTGTTCGCCACCTGCGAGTCACAGGATATGTACGCCGCCATCGACAGTCTCACCGACAAGCTCGATCGGCAACTCATCAAACACAAGGAAAAGCACCTGGCTCGCTAG
- the mgtE gene encoding magnesium transporter yields MAASAEQHYTESQLEAINQALSGGGFLQIRRMINGLPPADAAHLIESTPQKVRAVLWQLVDIENEGDILQYLNDEVQSQFLRQMDAEEVAAMTEGLEADDIADILQQLPDRVIREVLDSMDQQDRLRIEHVLSYDEDSAGGLMNTDTITVRPNITLDVALRYLRRHDNLPEMTDSLIVVNRNDQYIGLLSLRKLLVSDPNVTVREVMDTEVEPIPADLPAAQVATLFQRHDWVSAPVVDAEHNLLGRITIDDVVDVIREESDHSLMSMAGLDEDEDTFAAVLTTAPRRAVWLGINLITAFIASGVINMFEGTIEKVVALAVLMPIVASMGGVAGTQTLTVVIRGMALGHISRNNSRWLVSRELLVGAMNGLVWALVIALAATLWFDDPMIGVIIAAAIVINLITAALAGALLPLAMKSLNIDPALAGGVVLTTVTDVVGFLSFLGLASLFYA; encoded by the coding sequence ATGGCGGCAAGCGCAGAACAGCACTACACCGAATCCCAACTCGAGGCCATTAATCAGGCCCTGAGCGGTGGCGGTTTCCTGCAGATTCGCCGCATGATCAACGGCTTGCCTCCCGCGGATGCCGCCCACCTCATTGAATCCACCCCGCAGAAAGTCCGGGCGGTGCTCTGGCAGCTAGTGGATATCGAAAACGAGGGGGACATTCTCCAGTACCTCAACGATGAGGTGCAGAGTCAGTTCCTGCGGCAAATGGACGCCGAAGAAGTGGCCGCCATGACCGAGGGGCTGGAGGCCGACGATATCGCCGACATCCTCCAGCAACTGCCAGACCGGGTCATCCGGGAAGTGCTGGACTCCATGGACCAGCAGGACCGGCTGCGGATCGAACACGTATTGTCCTACGACGAGGACAGCGCCGGCGGTCTGATGAACACCGACACCATCACGGTGCGGCCTAACATCACCCTGGACGTTGCCCTGCGTTATCTGCGCCGCCATGACAATTTGCCGGAGATGACTGACAGCCTGATTGTGGTGAACCGCAACGACCAGTACATCGGCCTGCTGTCCCTGCGCAAACTGCTAGTGTCTGATCCCAACGTCACCGTGCGGGAGGTAATGGACACCGAGGTAGAGCCCATTCCGGCCGACCTCCCCGCCGCCCAGGTGGCCACCCTGTTCCAGCGCCACGACTGGGTCTCCGCACCAGTTGTCGATGCCGAACACAACCTGCTCGGCCGTATCACCATCGACGATGTGGTCGATGTTATTCGGGAAGAGTCCGACCACTCCCTGATGAGTATGGCGGGCCTGGACGAAGATGAAGACACCTTTGCTGCGGTGCTGACCACCGCCCCCCGCCGGGCCGTATGGCTGGGTATCAACCTGATCACCGCCTTTATCGCCTCCGGGGTGATCAATATGTTCGAGGGCACCATCGAAAAAGTCGTGGCCCTTGCCGTGCTGATGCCCATCGTCGCCAGCATGGGCGGCGTGGCCGGCACCCAGACCCTCACCGTGGTGATTCGCGGCATGGCACTTGGCCATATCAGCCGCAACAACAGTCGCTGGCTGGTGAGCAGAGAATTACTTGTCGGCGCCATGAACGGACTGGTGTGGGCGCTGGTCATCGCGCTGGCGGCCACCCTGTGGTTCGACGACCCGATGATCGGCGTCATCATTGCCGCCGCCATTGTCATCAATCTGATTACCGCTGCCCTCGCCGGGGCGCTGTTGCCCCTGGCAATGAAATCGCTGAATATCGATCCCGCCCTGGCCGGTGGTGTGGTGTTAACCACGGTCACCGATGTGGTGGGCTTCCTTTCATTCCTTGGCTTGGCCAGCCTTTTTTACGCGTAA